In Blautia sp. SC05B48, a single genomic region encodes these proteins:
- a CDS encoding ABC transporter ATP-binding protein, whose protein sequence is MEHTEDYVKLENVSKIYGSKEVKIIAVDEISFRIKKGEFVVVVGPSGAGKTTVLNILGGMDKATSGNVWIDGKNIAKYTDRQLTGYRRRDIGFVFQFYNLVPNLTALENVELALQICKDPLDARTVLEEVGLKERLTNFPAQLSGGEQQRVSIARALAKNPKLLLCDEPTGALDYQTGKAILKLLQDTSRERGMTVIVITHNSALTPMADRVIKIKNGKVSRMTENAHPTPVEEIEW, encoded by the coding sequence ATGGAGCATACGGAAGATTATGTGAAGCTGGAGAATGTATCCAAAATATATGGCTCAAAAGAAGTGAAGATCATAGCAGTGGATGAGATCAGCTTCCGGATAAAAAAAGGAGAATTTGTGGTTGTGGTAGGACCCAGCGGTGCCGGAAAGACGACGGTGCTGAATATCCTGGGCGGAATGGATAAGGCCACATCCGGCAATGTCTGGATCGATGGAAAAAATATCGCAAAATATACAGACCGGCAGCTGACCGGATACCGGCGGAGGGATATTGGATTTGTATTCCAGTTTTATAATCTGGTGCCAAATCTGACTGCATTGGAGAATGTGGAGCTTGCTCTTCAGATCTGTAAGGATCCTCTGGATGCCAGGACAGTTCTGGAGGAAGTGGGTCTGAAGGAGAGACTGACTAATTTTCCGGCACAGTTATCCGGCGGTGAGCAGCAGAGAGTTTCCATAGCCAGAGCTCTGGCGAAGAATCCAAAGCTTCTGCTCTGTGATGAACCTACAGGAGCGTTGGATTATCAGACCGGCAAGGCAATCCTGAAGCTCCTTCAGGATACCAGCAGGGAACGGGGCATGACGGTTATTGTCATTACTCACAACTCTGCACTGACACCTATGGCCGACCGTGTGATCAAGATCAAAAACGGCAAGGTTTCCAGGATGACCGAAAATGCACATCCCACACCAGTGGAAGAGATTGAATGGTAG
- a CDS encoding FtsX-like permease family protein, translated as MVGDGMKALHKDFWMEIRKSKARFISIFLIVALGVAFFSGIQASSPDMRYSGDAYYEAAKLMDLKIQGTLGLTERDVKAVSDIDGVELAEGGYSTDVMSGEDDARKVLHLESISSNFNLLTADEGRIPKKSGEIFLDKPFAKNRGYKIGDTISVREDGDSELLKKTTYTVVGIGSSPLYISFNRGNTTLGSGEVSGFGYILPEDFEQEAFTQIYVMVHESGDVISYTDAYDNLIRKIQKRVEGIEKEQCRLRYDEIVAEANEKLDDARKELEDGKKESEEKLSDAKKKLDDGQKKYDDGKKEYEDGKQQLSDAKKELTDGKQQLADGRKQIEDGWSQLNSAKQQVEDGLSQLNAARSQLADSEAQINGKQSELTAGYEQLTAAKQQVSDGEAQLREAEKTLESKQAELDSGREQLETGKNTIKETKAALTSQKEQCEAGLVQVSEGESQISSVEEALSGQQAQLDELTSQKEALSSQAAELQAQYDAGAEAGKTEEELAELFTQIQTLNGQISAMEEQINAGQAQIDGARSELTAKKSELAQTRAELESSLGQINEGFSQIKEQEETLSGTEAQLNKGQEELDKGKKELETKKAELSAAKEEIAANQATLDDGQNQLDSARVQLSSGRQQLEEKQAQLNAGQAEIQANTEKLTSSQAELDANEQKLLDGEKEIQENEQKLKDAKKDLEDAKKKLSDGKKEYQDGKKEADEKIAEAQQKIEDAQKEVDDIETPEWIITDRNDLPEYSDFGDNAERLKNIGKVFPMIFFLVAALISLTTMTRMVEEQRTQIGTMKALGYGKASIASKYLSYAFLATAGGSVAGVLFGEKVLPYIIIQAYGIMYWNIGDHMQLDYELQYALIASGAAVICTMGATLFSCARTLAETPASLMRPPAPKEGKRILIERISFIWKHLSFSWKSSMRNLFRYKKRLFMTIFGIAGSMGLMLVGFGLYDSIMDIAILQYDQIQHYDAMVINDEDATDSQEKDLLKFLDKNSEIDHYTRVQLTKMTAPKEKGSVSIYVYVPENTENFKEDVTLRDRKSHEQYELTDDGAVICEKTASLIGVKTGDEITLEKDNRKYKVKITAVTENYMGHYVYMTPSCYEKTFEEKPEYSSTVYTMKEDAESDLETLGNAILKYPAALSISYTSSTAGQVERMLGSLGAVIWVLIISAGMLAFVVLYNLNNINITERQRELATLKVLGFYDGEVSQYVFRENILLSFIGILAGAVFGIFLHRYVITTVEVDAVMFGRNIKPISFVYSGIITFGFSMFVNMVMHFKLKKINMVESLKSVE; from the coding sequence ATGGTAGGTGACGGAATGAAAGCATTGCACAAAGATTTCTGGATGGAGATCCGGAAAAGCAAAGCACGTTTTATCTCGATCTTTCTGATCGTGGCACTGGGCGTTGCATTTTTTTCCGGGATCCAGGCGTCTTCTCCGGATATGAGATATTCCGGAGATGCCTATTATGAAGCAGCAAAGCTGATGGACCTGAAGATCCAGGGAACACTGGGACTGACTGAGCGTGATGTAAAAGCGGTATCAGACATTGACGGTGTGGAATTGGCTGAGGGCGGTTACTCTACGGATGTTATGAGTGGAGAGGACGATGCCAGGAAGGTTCTTCATCTGGAATCCATCAGCAGCAATTTTAATCTGCTCACAGCAGATGAAGGAAGGATACCGAAAAAAAGCGGCGAGATTTTTCTGGACAAGCCATTTGCAAAGAATCGGGGGTATAAAATCGGGGATACCATATCCGTCAGGGAGGATGGAGACAGTGAGCTTCTGAAAAAAACAACCTATACAGTTGTGGGAATCGGAAGCAGCCCTCTTTATATTTCGTTTAACAGAGGAAATACGACTCTTGGATCCGGTGAGGTCAGCGGCTTCGGATACATTCTTCCTGAGGATTTTGAACAGGAAGCTTTTACCCAGATCTATGTTATGGTTCATGAATCCGGGGATGTGATCAGCTATACCGATGCCTATGACAATCTTATCAGGAAAATACAGAAGCGTGTGGAAGGCATCGAAAAAGAACAGTGCAGACTGCGCTATGATGAGATCGTCGCAGAAGCCAATGAAAAACTGGATGATGCCAGAAAAGAGCTTGAGGACGGAAAGAAGGAATCAGAGGAAAAACTTAGCGACGCGAAGAAAAAGCTGGATGATGGGCAGAAGAAGTATGATGATGGAAAAAAAGAGTACGAAGATGGAAAACAGCAGCTCAGCGATGCAAAAAAAGAACTGACCGACGGAAAACAGCAGCTTGCTGACGGAAGAAAGCAGATCGAAGATGGATGGTCTCAGCTTAACAGCGCAAAACAGCAGGTGGAAGACGGTCTGTCCCAGTTAAATGCTGCCAGATCCCAGCTTGCCGACTCCGAAGCACAGATAAATGGGAAGCAGTCAGAGCTGACTGCCGGATATGAACAGCTGACTGCCGCAAAACAGCAGGTAAGTGACGGTGAGGCTCAGCTCCGGGAAGCGGAGAAAACCCTGGAAAGCAAACAGGCTGAGCTTGACAGTGGAAGAGAACAGCTGGAAACGGGAAAGAATACGATCAAAGAAACAAAGGCTGCTCTCACCAGTCAGAAAGAACAGTGTGAGGCAGGACTTGTACAGGTTTCCGAGGGCGAATCCCAGATCAGTTCCGTTGAAGAAGCCCTTTCCGGGCAGCAGGCACAGCTGGATGAACTGACCAGTCAGAAAGAGGCATTAAGCAGTCAGGCGGCGGAGCTGCAGGCGCAGTATGACGCCGGTGCGGAAGCAGGAAAAACTGAGGAAGAGCTGGCGGAGCTTTTCACACAGATTCAGACATTAAATGGTCAGATCAGTGCAATGGAAGAACAGATAAATGCCGGTCAGGCACAGATCGACGGGGCGCGGTCAGAGCTTACTGCAAAAAAATCAGAGCTGGCCCAGACAAGAGCTGAACTGGAGAGCAGCCTAGGTCAGATCAATGAGGGCTTCAGCCAGATCAAAGAACAGGAAGAAACACTTTCCGGGACAGAGGCACAGCTGAACAAAGGCCAGGAAGAACTGGATAAAGGGAAAAAAGAGCTGGAAACAAAGAAAGCAGAGCTTTCAGCGGCAAAAGAAGAAATTGCGGCAAACCAGGCAACTCTGGATGATGGCCAGAATCAGCTGGATTCGGCCAGAGTCCAGCTCAGCTCCGGGAGGCAGCAGCTGGAGGAAAAACAGGCCCAGTTAAATGCCGGTCAGGCAGAAATCCAGGCCAACACAGAAAAGCTTACCAGCAGTCAGGCTGAACTGGATGCAAATGAACAGAAACTCCTGGACGGAGAAAAGGAAATCCAAGAAAACGAACAGAAATTAAAAGATGCAAAAAAAGATCTGGAGGACGCAAAAAAGAAGCTTTCCGATGGAAAGAAAGAATATCAGGATGGCAAAAAAGAGGCCGATGAAAAAATTGCGGAAGCCCAGCAGAAGATCGAGGATGCCCAGAAAGAGGTGGATGATATTGAAACACCGGAGTGGATCATCACAGATCGTAATGACCTTCCGGAATATTCGGATTTTGGTGATAACGCAGAGCGGCTGAAAAACATCGGAAAGGTTTTCCCGATGATATTCTTCCTTGTAGCGGCTCTGATCAGTCTTACCACGATGACACGAATGGTGGAGGAACAGCGAACCCAGATCGGAACCATGAAAGCGCTGGGCTACGGAAAAGCATCCATTGCATCCAAGTATCTCAGCTACGCATTTCTGGCTACAGCAGGCGGAAGCGTTGCAGGAGTACTTTTCGGAGAAAAGGTTCTTCCGTATATCATTATCCAGGCCTATGGGATCATGTACTGGAATATTGGCGATCACATGCAACTGGATTATGAGTTACAATATGCACTGATCGCTTCCGGAGCAGCGGTGATCTGTACTATGGGCGCTACACTGTTTTCCTGTGCAAGAACCCTGGCAGAAACACCGGCATCTCTGATGCGTCCGCCTGCACCGAAAGAGGGAAAACGGATCCTTATTGAACGGATCAGCTTTATCTGGAAGCATCTGAGCTTTTCCTGGAAATCGTCCATGCGAAACCTTTTCCGTTATAAAAAACGTCTTTTTATGACCATTTTCGGAATTGCAGGAAGCATGGGACTGATGCTTGTAGGATTCGGACTTTATGACTCCATTATGGATATTGCGATTCTTCAGTATGATCAGATCCAGCATTACGATGCCATGGTGATCAATGATGAGGATGCCACAGACAGCCAGGAAAAGGATCTTCTAAAATTCCTGGACAAAAACAGCGAGATCGATCACTATACCCGTGTGCAACTCACCAAGATGACGGCACCAAAAGAAAAGGGAAGTGTCAGTATCTATGTGTATGTTCCGGAAAATACGGAAAATTTTAAAGAGGATGTAACGTTACGTGACAGAAAGTCCCACGAGCAGTATGAGCTTACCGACGACGGAGCCGTGATCTGTGAAAAAACAGCTTCACTTATCGGTGTGAAAACAGGAGACGAGATCACCCTGGAGAAAGATAACAGAAAGTATAAAGTAAAGATCACTGCTGTCACAGAGAACTATATGGGACACTACGTTTACATGACCCCATCCTGCTATGAAAAAACATTCGAAGAGAAACCGGAGTATTCAAGTACAGTATATACTATGAAAGAGGATGCAGAGAGTGATCTGGAAACTCTTGGAAATGCGATCCTGAAATATCCGGCGGCTTTAAGTATCAGCTATACAAGCAGCACGGCAGGTCAGGTAGAGCGAATGCTGGGATCCCTCGGAGCGGTGATCTGGGTCCTGATCATTTCGGCCGGAATGCTGGCATTTGTGGTACTGTATAATCTGAACAACATCAATATCACAGAGCGTCAGAGAGAGCTTGCAACATTGAAGGTCCTGGGATTTTATGATGGCGAGGTTTCCCAGTATGTATTCCGGGAAAATATCCTGCTGTCCTTCATAGGAATCCTGGCAGGCGCAGTGTTCGGAATCTTCCTCCATCGGTATGTGATCACAACCGTTGAGGTAGATGCGGTGATGTTCGGAAGAAATATCAAGCCAATAAGCTTTGTTTACAGTGGAATCATTACCTTCGGATTCTCCATGTTTGTAAATATGGTGATGCATTTTAAGCTGAAAAAGATCAATATGGTAGAGTCACTGAAAAGCGTAGAATAA
- a CDS encoding creatininase family protein, translating to MKKVLYEELLPEECVQRIKEMPVAYLPLGTLEWHGPHMPLGADGIQSKELFVRVAEKVGGVVLPMLFMGPDRLFDDRGTVFYGMDINTEGALNTYYAQQMKGSAYWMEKGLFQDLLRSIFAQLSRAGVRIVVGHGHGPSTNVFQEMKEEAEEKYGLCIMTAWTYADDERLKYQNDHAGANETSIVMAVRPELVDFGQVKEDESNLIGIAGRHPVRESSEAFGNEILEYTMKTLISGIEKEYKTIKER from the coding sequence ATGAAAAAAGTATTATACGAGGAATTACTTCCGGAAGAATGTGTACAGAGGATAAAGGAGATGCCGGTTGCCTATCTGCCACTTGGCACACTGGAATGGCATGGGCCGCATATGCCTCTTGGAGCTGATGGAATCCAGTCAAAAGAACTGTTTGTCCGGGTGGCAGAAAAGGTCGGCGGTGTTGTGCTTCCGATGCTGTTCATGGGACCTGACCGTTTATTTGATGATCGTGGAACTGTATTTTATGGAATGGATATCAATACAGAGGGTGCATTGAATACCTATTATGCCCAACAGATGAAAGGCAGTGCCTACTGGATGGAAAAGGGACTGTTTCAGGATCTGCTGCGCAGTATTTTTGCTCAGCTTTCCAGAGCAGGAGTCCGTATCGTTGTGGGACATGGACACGGTCCGTCGACAAATGTATTTCAGGAAATGAAGGAAGAGGCAGAAGAAAAATACGGACTGTGCATTATGACAGCATGGACCTATGCGGATGATGAGAGACTGAAATATCAGAATGATCATGCCGGAGCAAATGAGACCTCTATTGTAATGGCTGTTCGGCCGGAGCTGGTTGACTTTGGACAGGTAAAAGAAGATGAGAGTAATCTGATCGGTATTGCAGGACGTCATCCGGTCAGAGAATCATCGGAAGCATTCGGAAATGAAATTCTGGAATATACAATGAAAACACTGATCTCAGGCATTGAAAAGGAGTACAAAACAATAAAAGAAAGATAG
- a CDS encoding valine--tRNA ligase, which yields MSKELAKTYDPKGIEDRLYKKWMDNGYFHAKVNPDKKPFTIVMPPPNVTGQLHMGHALDETMQDILIRFKRMQGYEALWQPGTDHAAIATEVKVTEKLRKEGIDKNEIGRDEFMKHAWAWKEEYGGKIINQLKKLGASADWERERFTMDEGCSKAVQEVFIRLYEKGYIYKGSRIINWCPVCQTSISDAEVVHEDQDGFFWHINYPIVGEEGRFVEIATTRPETLLGDTAVAVNPEDERYKDLVGKMLKLPLTDREIPVIADEYVDKEFGTGCVKITPAHDPNDFEVGRRHDLEEINILNDDATINSLGGKYAGMDRYEARKAMVEDLKEQGLLVKVVPHSHSVGTHDRCGTTVEPMIKPQWFVKMDEMAKAAIKTLDEGNLQFVPARFDKTYLHWLENIRDWCISRQLWWGHRIPAYYCDECGEMVVAREMPEKCPKCGCTHMHQDEDTLDTWFSSALWPFSTLGWPDKTPELEYFYPTDVLVTGYDIIFFWVIRMVFSALEQTGETPFHHVLIHGLVRDSQGRKMSKSLGNGIDPLEVIDKYGADALRLTLMTGNAPGNDMRFYWERVESSRNFANKIWNASRFIMMNLEGKTVTEPGDLNALCNEDKWILSRLNTVIRDVTENMDKYELGIAVQKVYDFLWDELCDWYIEMAKVRLWKAEENPAAANDALWTLRTALTQGLKLLHPFMPFITEEIYCTLLPDEESIMISDWPVYRDEMNFADAEKAVSSFQEVVRGIRNTRNEMNVPQNRKTNIYIVGKDAECCAHFESCKKSFTNLAFAKEIHVQQDKNGIGEDAVSIVVADGVVYLPLEDLIDREKEIERLTKEQERLTKEIARCEGMLNNPNFVNKAPASKVEAEKEKLEKYKEMKEKVNLQLTQMVK from the coding sequence ATGAGCAAAGAACTTGCAAAGACTTATGATCCTAAGGGCATTGAGGATCGTCTGTACAAAAAATGGATGGATAACGGATACTTCCATGCAAAAGTTAATCCGGACAAAAAACCTTTTACAATTGTAATGCCGCCGCCCAATGTAACCGGACAGCTGCATATGGGACATGCACTGGATGAGACCATGCAGGATATCCTGATCCGTTTCAAAAGAATGCAGGGCTATGAGGCACTCTGGCAGCCGGGAACTGACCATGCAGCCATTGCTACAGAGGTTAAGGTAACAGAGAAGCTTCGTAAGGAAGGGATTGATAAGAACGAGATCGGCCGTGACGAATTTATGAAACATGCCTGGGCATGGAAAGAGGAGTACGGCGGAAAGATCATCAATCAGCTGAAAAAGCTGGGAGCATCTGCAGACTGGGAGCGTGAGCGCTTTACCATGGATGAGGGCTGTTCCAAGGCTGTTCAGGAAGTATTTATCCGTCTTTATGAGAAAGGATATATCTACAAAGGCTCCAGAATCATCAACTGGTGTCCTGTGTGCCAGACCTCTATTTCTGATGCAGAGGTTGTGCATGAGGACCAGGACGGATTTTTCTGGCACATCAATTATCCCATCGTAGGTGAGGAGGGCCGTTTCGTTGAGATCGCGACCACTCGTCCGGAGACACTTCTCGGCGATACAGCAGTTGCTGTAAACCCGGAGGATGAAAGATATAAAGACCTTGTAGGAAAGATGCTGAAGCTTCCTCTTACAGACAGAGAGATCCCGGTTATTGCCGATGAGTATGTTGACAAGGAATTCGGAACAGGCTGCGTTAAGATCACACCGGCACACGACCCCAACGACTTTGAGGTTGGACGCCGTCATGATCTTGAGGAGATCAACATCTTAAATGATGATGCCACCATCAACAGCCTTGGCGGAAAATATGCAGGTATGGACCGCTACGAGGCACGTAAGGCCATGGTAGAAGACCTGAAGGAGCAGGGACTTCTTGTAAAAGTCGTTCCGCACAGCCACAGTGTTGGTACTCATGACCGATGCGGTACAACGGTAGAGCCGATGATCAAACCACAGTGGTTTGTAAAAATGGACGAAATGGCAAAAGCTGCTATCAAGACTCTGGACGAAGGAAACCTTCAGTTTGTTCCGGCACGTTTTGACAAGACTTACCTGCACTGGCTGGAGAATATCCGTGACTGGTGTATTTCCCGTCAGCTCTGGTGGGGACACAGAATTCCGGCTTATTACTGCGATGAATGCGGTGAGATGGTTGTTGCAAGAGAAATGCCTGAGAAATGCCCGAAATGCGGATGCACACATATGCATCAGGATGAGGACACTCTGGATACCTGGTTCAGTTCCGCACTTTGGCCGTTTTCCACACTTGGATGGCCGGACAAGACACCGGAGCTTGAGTACTTCTATCCTACAGATGTTTTGGTAACCGGATATGATATCATCTTCTTCTGGGTTATCCGTATGGTATTCTCCGCACTGGAGCAGACCGGTGAGACACCGTTCCACCATGTTCTGATCCACGGACTGGTACGTGATTCCCAGGGACGTAAGATGAGTAAATCTCTTGGAAACGGTATCGATCCGCTGGAAGTTATCGACAAATACGGCGCAGATGCCCTTCGTCTTACACTGATGACAGGTAACGCACCTGGAAATGATATGCGTTTCTACTGGGAGCGTGTAGAATCCAGCCGTAACTTTGCAAATAAGATCTGGAATGCTTCCCGTTTCATTATGATGAACCTGGAGGGCAAGACAGTAACAGAGCCGGGAGACCTGAACGCATTGTGCAACGAGGATAAATGGATCCTTTCCAGACTGAACACAGTGATCCGTGATGTTACTGAGAATATGGATAAATATGAGCTTGGAATTGCCGTACAGAAGGTCTATGATTTCCTGTGGGATGAGCTCTGTGACTGGTATATCGAGATGGCAAAGGTAAGACTGTGGAAGGCAGAGGAAAACCCGGCAGCAGCAAACGATGCACTGTGGACACTTCGCACTGCGCTGACACAGGGACTGAAGCTTCTTCATCCGTTCATGCCATTTATCACAGAGGAGATCTACTGCACACTGCTTCCGGATGAAGAGTCCATCATGATCTCTGACTGGCCGGTATACAGAGACGAGATGAATTTTGCAGATGCTGAGAAAGCAGTTTCAAGCTTCCAGGAGGTTGTACGTGGAATCCGTAATACCAGAAACGAGATGAACGTACCGCAGAACAGAAAGACCAATATCTACATCGTAGGCAAAGATGCAGAGTGCTGTGCCCATTTTGAGTCCTGCAAGAAGTCCTTTACAAACCTTGCGTTTGCAAAAGAGATCCACGTACAGCAGGATAAGAACGGAATCGGTGAGGATGCGGTATCCATCGTTGTGGCAGACGGTGTAGTATATCTGCCGCTGGAGGATCTGATCGACCGTGAAAAGGAGATCGAACGTCTCACAAAAGAGCAGGAGCGTCTCACAAAAGAGATCGCACGCTGCGAGGGAATGCTGAACAATCCGAATTTTGTGAACAAGGCACCAGCATCCAAGGTAGAGGCAGAGAAGGAGAAACTTGAGAAATACAAAGAGATGAAAGAGAAAGTGAACCTGCAGTTAACACAGATGGTGAAATAA
- a CDS encoding LTA synthase family protein, whose amino-acid sequence MKWCNFFNKISLILQALGCAVLYFVIEAICRHSFTEAWTYMTTRPLVFAYNAAFIFTTMLIVYLFRKRIFWRIFVGSLWLFLGIVNGVLLLNRVTPFTGPDVKNLTDGLSIAKKYLTRTQMTIGAVLLGIAVLILLIILIRSPKYRGKLKYKVNIPLVLVGVLAFGGITQLALEKRVLSNYFGNIAIAYEDYGYPYCLATTIFNTGISAPRDYSESEIKRIEKSEENLPETKEGSHPNILFLQLESFFDPTLVNYLELSEDPIPNFRKLMKEYSSGYYKVPSVGAGTANTEFESITGMSLHYFGPGEYPYKSILKETTCESAPYVLKNLGYTAHAVHNNEANFYGRRSIFPNLGFDTFTSAEYMKDENQKNPLGWTKDSVLTDEIVKCLDSTEGPDYVYTISVQGHGDYPSEPVLENPEITVSGAPTDELNNKWEYYVNQIHEMDNFVKELTDKLEDYPEDVVLVMYGDHLPTMGLTVEDVENKYLFQTEYVMWDNFGLKKKKENLAAYQMAAEVMDRVGIHEGNVFKYHQARRNTKNYQVDLETLQYDLLYGKQYTYDGENPFERTKMRMGIYDTTLDSIQVVSEMDHTYYIQGTNFTPSSQVKINGEWYDTVYVNPTKLIITGKELDDFDRLSVVQRSNSSTRKAMTKSHDRAVYALLADSKWKLDSEKSSSDTGLTEETDIALETGSTEDSGEENSTDNQ is encoded by the coding sequence ATGAAGTGGTGTAACTTTTTCAATAAGATTTCGCTGATACTTCAGGCTCTGGGCTGTGCAGTCCTGTACTTTGTGATCGAGGCCATATGCAGGCACTCGTTCACAGAGGCGTGGACCTACATGACCACAAGGCCACTTGTATTTGCTTATAATGCGGCGTTTATCTTTACGACGATGCTGATTGTTTATCTCTTCCGAAAGAGAATTTTCTGGCGTATATTTGTGGGCAGCTTATGGCTGTTTCTGGGAATAGTAAACGGTGTGCTTCTTCTCAACCGTGTCACACCGTTTACAGGACCGGATGTGAAGAATCTGACAGATGGACTCAGTATTGCAAAAAAATATCTGACCCGTACCCAGATGACCATAGGTGCAGTTCTTCTGGGGATTGCAGTTCTGATTCTTCTGATCATCCTGATAAGATCGCCGAAGTACAGAGGCAAGCTGAAATATAAGGTAAATATTCCGCTGGTCCTGGTCGGGGTTCTTGCATTTGGAGGAATCACACAGCTTGCTCTGGAAAAAAGAGTTCTTTCCAATTATTTTGGAAACATTGCCATAGCTTATGAGGATTACGGATATCCCTACTGTCTGGCAACGACGATCTTTAATACCGGAATCAGTGCTCCGAGAGACTATTCCGAGAGTGAGATCAAAAGGATCGAGAAGTCGGAAGAAAATCTTCCGGAAACGAAAGAAGGCAGTCATCCGAATATTCTGTTTTTGCAGCTGGAGTCCTTTTTTGATCCTACGCTGGTAAATTATCTGGAACTGTCAGAAGATCCTATTCCGAATTTCAGAAAGCTGATGAAGGAGTATTCCTCCGGATATTATAAGGTACCTTCCGTAGGAGCCGGAACCGCAAATACCGAGTTTGAGTCCATTACCGGAATGAGCCTTCATTATTTTGGACCAGGAGAGTATCCTTACAAGAGTATCCTTAAGGAAACTACCTGTGAGAGCGCACCGTATGTTCTGAAGAATCTGGGCTATACTGCTCATGCAGTACATAACAATGAGGCGAATTTCTACGGAAGAAGAAGCATTTTTCCGAATCTGGGATTTGATACCTTCACTTCGGCAGAGTACATGAAGGATGAAAACCAGAAGAACCCGTTGGGCTGGACAAAGGACAGTGTCCTCACCGATGAGATCGTCAAGTGTCTGGATTCCACAGAAGGACCTGATTATGTATATACTATTTCCGTGCAGGGACATGGAGATTATCCTTCAGAACCGGTACTGGAAAATCCGGAGATCACAGTTTCCGGGGCACCTACTGACGAGCTGAACAATAAGTGGGAGTATTATGTAAATCAGATCCACGAGATGGATAATTTTGTCAAGGAGCTTACTGATAAGCTGGAAGATTATCCGGAGGATGTGGTGCTTGTCATGTATGGTGATCACCTTCCAACCATGGGACTGACCGTGGAGGATGTGGAGAATAAATATCTGTTCCAGACAGAGTATGTGATGTGGGATAATTTCGGACTTAAGAAAAAGAAAGAAAATCTTGCGGCATACCAGATGGCAGCAGAGGTTATGGATCGTGTAGGAATCCATGAGGGAAATGTTTTCAAGTATCACCAGGCAAGAAGAAACACCAAAAATTATCAGGTGGATCTGGAGACCCTGCAGTACGATCTTCTCTACGGAAAACAGTATACATATGACGGAGAGAATCCTTTTGAGCGGACAAAGATGCGTATGGGAATCTATGATACCACACTGGATTCGATTCAGGTTGTGTCTGAGATGGATCACACCTATTATATCCAGGGAACAAACTTTACGCCATCCAGCCAGGTCAAGATCAACGGAGAATGGTACGATACGGTTTACGTGAATCCTACCAAGCTGATCATTACCGGAAAGGAACTGGATGATTTTGACCGGCTCTCGGTAGTGCAGCGAAGCAACAGTTCCACCAGAAAGGCCATGACAAAGAGCCATGACCGGGCAGTTTATGCACTGCTTGCTGACAGCAAGTGGAAGCTTGACAGTGAAAAGAGCAGTTCTGATACAGGGCTAACGGAGGAAACGGATATAGCGTTAGAAACGGGATCCACAGAAGATTCCGGTGAAGAAAACAGTACAGACAACCAGTAA